A single genomic interval of Gossypium raimondii isolate GPD5lz chromosome 11, ASM2569854v1, whole genome shotgun sequence harbors:
- the LOC105804014 gene encoding casein kinase II subunit alpha — MAIRSLNFIIISLDHHYHHQHHHHRHHRLSLSLLSSLTSALSLPSPYLLRGIVSKTSYFPFSQQQQQHKKGLCLKELKEAETLAQKIGKSNRRPGAPSKSRVYADVNVIRPKEYWDYELLTVQWGEQDDYEVVRKVGRGKYSEVFEGVHITDNEKCVIKILKPVKKKKIKREIKILQNLCGGPNIVKLLDIVRDQQSKTPSLIFEYVNNTDFKVLYPTLSDYDIRYYIYELLKALDYCHSQGIMHRDVKPHNVMIDHEQRKLRLIDWGLAEFYHPGTEYNVRVASRYFKGPELLVDLQDYDYSLDLWSLGCMFAGMIFRKEPFFYGHDNYDQLAKIAKVLGTDELNAYLNKYRIELDPHLAALVGRHSRKPWTKFINAENQHLALPEAIDFLDKLLRYDHQERPTAKEAMAHPYFNPVRNAESSRTRP; from the exons ATGGCCATAAGGTCCTTGAATTTCATAATAATCTCTCTTGACCACCATTATCATCACCAGCACCACCACCACCGCCACCACCGTCTTAGCCTCTCCCTCCTCTCCTCCTTAACTTCCGCTCTCTCTCTTCCCTCTCCCTATCTTCTCCGTGGAATCGTCTCCAAAACCTCATACTTTCCCTTCTCTCAACAACAACAGCAACACAAAAAAGGCCTTTGTTTAAAGGAGCTAAAAGAAGCCGAAACCCTGGCTCAAAAGATCGGAAAATCCAACAGGCGCCCTGGCGCCCCATCTAAATCTAGGGTTTACGCCGATGTCAACGTTATTCGTCCTAAAGAATATTGGGACTACGAGCTCCTCACTGTTCAATGGGg CGAACAAGATGATTACGAGGTGGTGAGGAAAGTCGGGCGAGGGAAATACAGTGAGGTTTTCGAGGGGGTTCATATTACGGATAACGAGAAATGTGTTATCAAGATTCTCAAACCGGTCAAGAAGAAGAAG ATTAAGAGGGAGATTAAAATACTGCAGAATCTTTGTGGAGGGCCGAATATTGTGAAGTTGCTGGATATAGTTAGGGATCAGCAGTCGAAGACTCCAAGTCTTATATTTGAATATGTGAATAATACGGATTTTAAAGTGCTTTATCCGACGCTGTCTGATTATGATATTCGATATTATATCTATGAACTTCTGAAG gcaTTGGACTATTGCCACTCACAAGGGATTATGCACCGAGATGTGAAGCCCCATAATGTGATGATTGATCATGAGCAGAGGAAACTTCGTCTTATTGATTGGGGCCTTGCAGAGTTTTATCATCCAGGGACAGAATACAATGTTCGTGTTGCTTCCAG ATATTTTAAAGGTCCTGAGCTTCTTGTCGATTTGCAAGACTATGATTACTCTTTAGACTTGTGGAGCCTTGGTTGTATGTTTGCTGGAATG ATATTTCGGAAGGAGCCATTCTTTTATGGGCATGATAATTATGATCAACTGGCCAAGATAGCCAAG GTTCTTGGGACAGATGAATTAAATGCTTATCTGAATAAGTACCGCATAGAATTGGATCCACACCTTGCGGCCCTTGTTGGCAG GCACAGTCGAAAACCTTGGACAAAGTTCATTAATGCCGAGAATCAACATTTGGCACTACCTGAG GCCATTGACTTCCTCGATAAGTTGCTTCGATATGATCATCAGGAAAGGCCAACCGCAAAAGAAGCAATG GCTCATCCTTATTTCAACCCAGTTAGAAATGCGGAAAGCAGTAGAACTCGTCCCTAG